A window from Myxocyprinus asiaticus isolate MX2 ecotype Aquarium Trade chromosome 37, UBuf_Myxa_2, whole genome shotgun sequence encodes these proteins:
- the LOC127428025 gene encoding uncharacterized protein LOC127428025 — translation MEKCEFHQSTISFLGYVISPEGVTMDSSKVQVMLQWALPVSVKELQCFLGFANFYRRFIRGFSSVAAPLTSLLQGKALKLIWIPSAHQAFDDLKRRFTTAPIL, via the coding sequence atggagaaatgtgagtttcaccaatCTACCATCTCTTTCCTGGGATATGTCATCTCTCCCgagggggtcaccatggactcttcTAAGGTGCAAGTCATGTTGCAATGGGCACTACCTGTGTCTGTCAAGGAACTACAGTgcttccttggttttgccaatttctacagaCGTTTCATCCGAGGTTTCAGCTCAGTGGCTGCTCCACTCACCTCATTGCTCCAAGGAAAAGCTCTGAAACTAATCTGGATACCTTCTGCTCATCAAGCCTTTGATGACCTCAAACGACGCTTTACGACTGCACCCATTCTCTAA